From the genome of Solidesulfovibrio carbinolicus, one region includes:
- a CDS encoding GSCFA domain-containing protein: MTAKTGQCDVHPLRRFHSWQVWPGSYDNPPAGRYPLAAGSRPDIDATTPIAGIGSCLIREFKTRLLARGWNFLQEEAGNPAARHASAAWERLYNLFSVRQVLEYALTDAVPQPRWWISPQTGMIQDPYRRIVLYDDMEAAEADFARHRRCARRVLTTAKALVLSLDYTEIWEDTETGAVLCLPSGPYVIEGGDMGRYRHRTTGVAENIAALKGVLALLRAANPDCRLVLVLSPIQQWATFREDADVFAASCHAKAVLRVAAEEFAARHAGVLYFPAYELAMLQRPARGLPVFAAGRENFHVCQEALDAVIDAFFAWCGGEATGAGSRDLPQEG, translated from the coding sequence ATGACCGCCAAGACCGGCCAATGCGACGTCCATCCCCTGCGCCGTTTCCATTCCTGGCAGGTCTGGCCCGGCTCCTACGACAACCCTCCGGCCGGCCGCTATCCCCTGGCCGCCGGTTCCCGGCCGGACATTGACGCGACAACGCCCATCGCCGGCATCGGCTCGTGCCTTATCCGGGAATTCAAGACCCGGCTGCTGGCCCGGGGCTGGAACTTCCTTCAGGAAGAGGCCGGCAACCCGGCCGCCAGACATGCCAGCGCCGCCTGGGAACGCCTGTACAACCTCTTCTCCGTGCGTCAGGTATTGGAATACGCCCTGACCGACGCCGTCCCACAGCCGCGCTGGTGGATATCCCCGCAAACCGGCATGATCCAGGACCCTTACCGACGCATTGTCCTGTACGACGACATGGAGGCGGCGGAAGCGGACTTCGCCCGGCATCGCCGCTGCGCCCGCCGGGTGCTGACCACGGCGAAAGCGTTGGTCCTCAGCCTTGATTACACCGAAATCTGGGAGGATACGGAAACCGGAGCGGTGCTGTGCCTGCCGTCCGGGCCGTATGTGATCGAGGGCGGCGACATGGGCCGCTACCGGCATCGGACCACGGGCGTGGCCGAGAACATCGCCGCTCTGAAGGGCGTGCTGGCCCTGCTGCGCGCCGCCAATCCAGACTGCCGGCTCGTGCTGGTCCTGTCGCCCATCCAGCAATGGGCCACCTTCCGGGAGGATGCCGACGTCTTTGCCGCCAGTTGCCACGCCAAGGCCGTGCTGCGTGTGGCGGCCGAGGAGTTTGCGGCCCGCCATGCCGGCGTTTTGTATTTCCCGGCCTACGAGCTGGCCATGCTCCAGCGCCCGGCCCGGGGGTTGCCGGTGTTTGCCGCCGGCCGGGAGAACTTCCACGTCTGCCAGGAAGCACTGGATGCGGTCATAGACGCGTTTTTCGCGTGGTGCGGCGGGGAGGCGACCGGCGCAGGGTCCAGGGATCTGCCGCAAGAAGGCTGA